In a genomic window of Helianthus annuus cultivar XRQ/B chromosome 10, HanXRQr2.0-SUNRISE, whole genome shotgun sequence:
- the LOC118483358 gene encoding uncharacterized protein LOC118483358, translating into MDLTARFCFWRRVYMSMLPVVLHYMWPQMILFIRLIDMGLEASYDGFDCKIVFLEEGVDVDATGSASLFAATNDSVYQYTGKMLEEMAEFCVWGMVSGPSQGGRSSDDT; encoded by the exons ATGGATTTGACTGCAAGATTTTGTTTTTGG AGGAGGGTGTATATGTCGATGCTACCGGTAGTGCTTCACTATATGTGGCCACAAATGATTCTGTTTATCAG GTTGATTGATATGGGTCTTGAAGCATCATATGATGGATTTGACTGCAAGATTGTGTTTTTGGAG GAGGGTGTAGATGTTGATGCTACCGGTAGTGCTTCACTATTTGCAGCCACAAATGATTCTGTTTATCAG TACACCGGGAAGATGTTGGAGGAAATGGCAGAGTTTTGTGTATGGGGAATGGTTTCGGGACCAAGTCAAGGCGGACGGAGTAGCGATGATACGTGA